GGTTAAATTATGAAGCCCAAGCTGTAACAGTAGATCCGTGCTCTCCGTTGTCCCGTTTCAGCCCGTCTATAAGAGTGGAATGCCCATTTTGACCCTGACCCATGTAGGTACTTAAAACAACTGTTTGATGAATCCCTATAGGGCCCATACTTAGGTAGGTTAAAGGGTGCATGTATTTGAAGTCTGAACTACTTGAATATGGGTTCGGCGTGGTGCTGGGCCAAGCGGTCTTGTAATTGCAGTATGCTTATTTCCCTTTCATCTTCACCTGTTTTCTTTCACTACGCATTTCACTTGCACAATCCAGTTTTTTTCTGCTGTAAGAATATGTAATATTTATGACATGCAGTGATGCTATCTTAAATACTTTATTAACTTTGTTGCTTTGGGTCTTATGTCGCATCAAGTTGTTGTCTTGTTGCATGATAAACATATTCCATTCAAGGAtgattctttaaaatttgaaCATTAAGCCAATGTTTGTAACCTTCAGCATCAAAACTATTTTGCTTATACATTGCATTCAAGTCAAATTTTTATGCTTTGGTCCCACCATATTCTGACGTTGCTTGCCTTTTATTTTTACTGAATGAAGTAGGCATTCACATTTGGAGCCAAGATGGCAACACCTGAAGAGAACAATGCTCTGGTAATGGTTACTCCAGACGCACAACCTAACAAGCGGAGGAAAAAGAAGTCCATAGTCTGGGAACACTTTACAATAGAAACTGTAAGTCCTGGATGTAGAAGAGCGTGCTGTAATCAGTGCAAGCAAAGTTTTGCTTATAGCACAGGTTCTAAAGTAGCTGGTACTAGCCATCTCAAGCGTCACATTGCCAAGGGAACCTGCCCAGCACTACTACGCAATCAAGGGAATCAATATACCCCAGGAAGTGGAAATGGCACTGCATCTGATACACCGAAACGTCGCTACCGTTCTCCTAGCTCACCCTACATTTCGTTTGATGCAGACCGTTGCCGTCATGAAATTGCTAAGATGATCATCATGCATGACTACCCACTTCACATGGTTGAACATAGTGGGTTCGTAACTTTTGTTCAAAATCTTCAGCCCCGATTTGGCATGGTGAGCTTCAATACTGTCCAAGGTGATTGTGTTGCAACTTACTTGAGGGAAAAACAAAATGTAATGAAGTTTATTGAGGGAATGCCTGGACGTGTTTGTCTTACATTGGACACGTGGACATCAAGTCAAAGTTTAGGGTATGTTTTTGTAACTGGACACTTCATTGATAGTGATTGGAAGCCACATAGGCGGATTCTCAATGTTGTGATGGAACCGTATCCTGATTCAGATACTGCTCTCAGCCATGCTGTTGCTTGTTGCCTTTCTGATTGGAGTTTGGAAGGCAAGCTATTTTCTGTTACATACAATCATCCAGTGGGTGAACCTGGCCTTGAAAGTCTTAGATCCCTGCTTTGCATAAAAAATCCCCTTATTctcaatggtcaattattgattgGGAACTGCATTGCACATACTTTAAGCAGCATTGCGAAGGATGTGTTATGGGCTGGGCGGGATGTTGTTAAGAAAATCCGAGACAGTGTAAAATATGTAAAGACTTCAGAATCGCATGAGGAAAAGTTTGTTGAGCTTAAGGAACAACTTCAGGTGCCCACTGAAAGAAGTCTATCTCTAGATGATCAATCTCAATGGAACACAACATATCTGATGCTGGTAGCTGCATCTGAGCTAAAAGAAGTATTTTCTTGCTTGGACACTTCTGATCCTGATTACAAAGAGGCCCCTTCCATGGAACACTGGAGGCAGGTCGAGACTGTATGTGCTTATTTGAGACCTCTTCATGATGCAGCCAACATCCTTACCTCCTCCACAAATAGCCCAACCGCGATTACATTCTTCCATGAAGTATGGAAGATCCAGACTGATCTGGCTCGTGCTGTTGCAAGTGAGGATCCTTTTATCAGTGTTATTACCAAAGCAATGCAAGAAAAGATCAGCAAATATTGGAAGGATTGCAGCCTGGTTTTGGCAATTGCTGTAGTCATGGATCCCCGCTTCAAACTGAAGCTTGTGGAATTCAGTTTTTCGAAACTTTATGGCGAAGATGCACCCACATATATCAAGATTGTTGATGATGGGATCCATGAGCTCTTTCTTGAATATGTGGCCCTTCCTTTGCCTCTAACTCCAACTTATGCTGATGAAGGAAATACTGAGAACAACATGAGGACAGAGGACCACCAGGGAACCCTCCTGTCAGACAATGGACTCACAGATTTTGATATGTTCATCATGGAGACTACTAGCCAGCAGATGAAGTCAGAACTGGATCAGTACTTGGAAGAGTCATTATTGCCCCGTGTGCAAGAGTTTGATGTATTAAGTTGGTGGAAACTGAACAAGCTGAAATACCCAACTCTTTCAAAGATGGCTCGAGATATTTTAACCATTCCAGTATCTACAGCTGGTCCAAATTCTGTATTTGATACTGTGAACAAAGAGCTGGATGAGTACCGGACTTCCTTGCGTCCGGAGACAGTAGAAGCGCTGGTGTGTGCCAAGGACTGGCTTCGGTATGGATCTGCTGAAgtttcaaatgcagttgtgaaaATGGAGTTTTAGATGTAGGATTTGTTTGTCATAGTATCATATGTATGATTGTAGGTTTAGTTCTATAATTCAGCATTAGGTTACCTCCTGTACCATTGGAAAGAATTGTTTGGATGCTTGGACATAGGAATTCTAATTTCCAGACTACTTTATTATCACAAAGATGAACCATCTGTTACTTTGTGCGTGGGCTCTGGTTCACAAAAGATGGGGATAACTTTTGGTTCTTATTTGTTGGTAAACATTAAACACTTGAACATCATATTTCCATATAATTAATTCCTTTTCTCTACCAGTGGTTTAGTTTGTGTtgctttatattataatttaggcCATCAAGTCATCCCTTTATTACCCCAGCCAATGCCATCTTTTGACCCTTTTTTTGTATTTGGCTTGACTTTTCTTCCTTATTTTTACTGGCAAATCACTCTGTTGGCTGCTTTTCTTTTGTGCAAATACTTCTCATTTCTAtcttttttattaatgaaattaattccatattttgtTCAACCAAAATACTTCTTTTGGTATGTAGCAATTCTGGGCTCTGATTCTCAGGCTATAAAGTTCATTTTGTTAACTTATTTGAGTTTCAGTCCACGTTGCTTTCTCCTGTGATTTTTGGCAAGTCCTATAAAAAAATGATAGCCCTTTAGACTCTAGCCATAGAGAGAGTGAATTCAGATAATAGTCTCGAACCATAAAACTATTTGAACCATAAAACTATTTGGTGCATTCTTTTTACGTTGAAGGTTTGCAATCtaaattttctctttattttctgTCTATGCATTGCTACCTTATGTGTTATTGTGCGCAGCTTACAAGGCCAGCACTGGTCCTTTGTCTCACAGACTAGGTGGGCTATAATGCCTCTACTGCCAATATGAGACTCAACCATTCAAGCCTCCTTTTAAAATCTCTCTCTTTTGGTAAGTTTGTAGTTACTGCATGAGACTTAACTTGCGTGAGCTGTAATTTGAGCGAGTAATTTGTTTTGATAACTGTCTATCATTCATAATTTGAAGTGGTTTTTCTACTTTCTTTACATTTatgaaaggaaaatgaatttagCCTTTTAATTAATCCTCTGTTTGTTTATATTAGACATAAATATAGGTGCAGCTTTTGATTGGCTCACTAATACAcacttgcattttattgtaaagtTGAACTTTGCTCGACATGGACTGCTTCAACTGAGCCTTATTGTGATTCTTCGTTATTAGTTTCAAAAAATCCCCCACCACCATTACCTTGTATTCAGCAGGGGGGAAAGTTTTCCCTACTGTGTTTACAACATGATTGCTATCAATTTTCTTTCAGCAGTTGATTTTAGGTCCTTAATTGCAATCTGAAGTTGCTTatgtttttttgttttctttgtcCTCTTTTGGAGACTTCTCATTTCTTTTGATCATGTTGAATCGTTTGGAGGCTTCTCATTTCTGAACTTGTCtattttttctttcttccaaGTCTTTTCTAACAGAAGAACTGAAGAAACTTAAGAACCTTGTCATTGATGCAAAAGAGCAGGGCATAAAAGTAGTACCCGTTTTGATTATCAGAATGCTGGGGAAGAATGTCTTTCTCTTTCGGCTTGTAGATTTAAATGTGAGCTCTGTTTCTCAGGCACTGAACCAACTGACAGATTTGCAGAATGCCTGAGTGCAACTTGCACCTAAGAAGTATGATCCTGACATATATTTATGCATATACATTTTTATACTTAAGCTTGAACATATTTGTTATGATTTCAACTACCTTTGCATCTTCTTATTGTTTTATTGCTTTCCTCTTGACAGGTTATTTGCTGATACTCGCATTGAACAGCTCATCCACATGGACTTGGTAAGTTCTTGTGGTataaaatataaaacatgaaaTCTATGTATCCCTTCAAATGCACAGCCAGCTCCACTAACTTTTTAAAGATAATTGCTATGATTTATGTTATTAAGAGTTGGCTTGACAAAACCGCTGCAATTTTAAGCTAAGCTGTTGCCTTGGATACCACACCCCCACTCTAGTCTAGCAATTGTAGGATATGTATCTGTTCATGACATGATTGTGTATATTTCTGAATAAACCATTGTCAGTGCTGCCTGGCAAAGTTGCTGATCATTGCACATATTTGAATTTATGCACCCTTAGAAATGCTTCTGTAAGCTTTCAGGAAGGACCTTTTTTTAATGGGACTATTATCggagaatttttaaatttgtctcATTCTGTGTTTGCTGTTACAGTTTTTCTTATTTCAAATGGCTAAATgctgagaaaatttttgaattatgcTTCAACTTAATGTACTTTCTTTCCATGTAATTTGATTAACATTTTGAAAAAAGGTGAAATTATACTTTCAATAGCTTAAGCTAGACGATAACGATGAAAATGATGAATTTGGTCAACAACTGGAACTGCAACTAGTTGAAGAAGAGTCACAACAACAGAAGCAAGA
Above is a genomic segment from Hevea brasiliensis isolate MT/VB/25A 57/8 chromosome 17, ASM3005281v1, whole genome shotgun sequence containing:
- the LOC110641727 gene encoding zinc finger BED domain-containing protein DAYSLEEPER; this encodes MATPEENNALVMVTPDAQPNKRRKKKSIVWEHFTIETVSPGCRRACCNQCKQSFAYSTGSKVAGTSHLKRHIAKGTCPALLRNQGNQYTPGSGNGTASDTPKRRYRSPSSPYISFDADRCRHEIAKMIIMHDYPLHMVEHSGFVTFVQNLQPRFGMVSFNTVQGDCVATYLREKQNVMKFIEGMPGRVCLTLDTWTSSQSLGYVFVTGHFIDSDWKPHRRILNVVMEPYPDSDTALSHAVACCLSDWSLEGKLFSVTYNHPVGEPGLESLRSLLCIKNPLILNGQLLIGNCIAHTLSSIAKDVLWAGRDVVKKIRDSVKYVKTSESHEEKFVELKEQLQVPTERSLSLDDQSQWNTTYLMLVAASELKEVFSCLDTSDPDYKEAPSMEHWRQVETVCAYLRPLHDAANILTSSTNSPTAITFFHEVWKIQTDLARAVASEDPFISVITKAMQEKISKYWKDCSLVLAIAVVMDPRFKLKLVEFSFSKLYGEDAPTYIKIVDDGIHELFLEYVALPLPLTPTYADEGNTENNMRTEDHQGTLLSDNGLTDFDMFIMETTSQQMKSELDQYLEESLLPRVQEFDVLSWWKLNKLKYPTLSKMARDILTIPVSTAGPNSVFDTVNKELDEYRTSLRPETVEALVCAKDWLRLQGQHWSFVSQTRWAIMPLLPI